One window from the genome of Streptomyces sp. WZ-12 encodes:
- the crgA gene encoding cell division protein CrgA: MPKSRIRKKDDFTPPPAKTTSLKMSSGRGWVAPLMLAMFVIGLAWIVLFYVSEGDLPIKAMGNWNIVCGFGFIAVGFGVSTQWK, from the coding sequence GTGCCGAAGTCACGGATCCGCAAGAAGGACGACTTCACGCCGCCGCCGGCGAAGACCACCAGCTTGAAGATGAGTTCCGGCCGCGGCTGGGTCGCGCCACTGATGCTGGCGATGTTCGTGATCGGACTGGCGTGGATCGTGCTGTTCTACGTGTCCGAGGGCGATCTACCGATCAAGGCGATGGGCAACTGGAACATCGTCTGCGGCTTCGGCTTCATCGCGGTGGGCTTCGGCGTCTCCACGCAGTGGAAGTAG
- a CDS encoding peptidylprolyl isomerase, which translates to MAEQLYATLKTNQGDIELRLLPNHAPKTVKNFVELAKGEREWTDPKTGQPTQAPLYDGTVFHRVISGFMLQGGDPLGNGTGGPGYQFADEFHPDLAFNKPYLLAMANAGPGTNGSQFFITVSPTAWLTGKHTIFGEVTNEASKKVVDAIAETQTNPRTDRPVQDVVIESVVIETR; encoded by the coding sequence GTGGCTGAGCAGCTCTACGCCACCCTGAAGACGAACCAGGGCGACATCGAACTTCGGCTCCTGCCGAACCACGCTCCGAAGACGGTGAAGAACTTCGTCGAGCTCGCCAAGGGCGAGCGGGAGTGGACCGACCCGAAGACCGGCCAGCCGACCCAGGCCCCGCTCTACGACGGCACGGTCTTCCACCGGGTGATCAGCGGCTTCATGCTCCAGGGCGGCGACCCGCTGGGCAACGGCACCGGTGGCCCCGGCTACCAGTTCGCCGACGAGTTCCACCCCGACCTGGCGTTCAACAAGCCGTACCTGCTGGCCATGGCCAACGCCGGCCCGGGCACCAACGGCTCGCAGTTCTTCATCACCGTCTCCCCGACGGCCTGGCTGACCGGCAAGCACACCATCTTCGGTGAGGTCACCAACGAGGCCAGCAAGAAGGTCGTGGACGCGATCGCCGAGACGCAGACCAACCCGCGCACCGACCGTCCGGTGCAGGACGTCGTCATCGAGTCGGTCGTCATCGAGACCCGCTGA
- a CDS encoding serine/threonine-protein kinase: MGEIFAGRYELVDPIGRGGVGAVWRAWDHRRRRYVAAKVLQQSDAHTLLRFVREQALRIDHPHVLAPASWAADDDQVLFTMDLVHGGSLAHLTGDYGPLPAGMVCTLMDQLLAGLTAVHAEGVVHRDIKPANILLEATGTGRPHLRLSDFGIAMRKGEPRLTEANYVVGTPGYFAPEQMLGAEPDFPADLFAAGLVALSLITGAKPDAEALIRRFAEQGIPRAPEDVPEPLWQVLASLLHPDPEARFKTATGARKALLAAAELLPEATLEDEVIEVFDHIGPLPAGFGPDGPLHPSKGRHGAAPGPPAAGSGGAAPGPASMSDTGSFHLAPPTPPVPPPPSTPPPIPPAGPPPLGTPPRGTVPAPPTTPPRTPPPEPIEPTDIVPTSSVRPQAAATRPYTSGQPPLPAHSPTGGGPGAPAVPPPAAPVRTPGPPPKVAVPVLIVALLCIAVGVWALLAG; this comes from the coding sequence ATGGGTGAGATCTTCGCCGGCCGGTACGAGCTCGTGGACCCGATCGGCCGGGGTGGCGTGGGCGCGGTCTGGCGGGCCTGGGACCACCGGCGCCGCCGTTACGTGGCGGCCAAGGTGCTGCAACAGAGCGACGCGCACACGCTGTTGAGGTTCGTCCGCGAGCAGGCGCTGCGGATCGACCATCCGCACGTACTGGCCCCGGCGAGCTGGGCCGCGGACGACGACCAGGTGTTGTTCACCATGGACCTGGTGCACGGCGGCTCACTGGCCCATCTGACCGGGGACTACGGCCCGTTGCCGGCGGGGATGGTGTGCACGCTGATGGACCAGTTGCTGGCCGGGCTGACCGCCGTGCACGCCGAGGGCGTGGTGCACCGGGACATCAAGCCGGCCAACATCCTGCTGGAGGCCACCGGCACCGGCCGCCCGCACCTGCGGCTGTCCGACTTCGGCATCGCGATGCGCAAGGGCGAGCCGCGGCTGACCGAGGCCAACTACGTGGTGGGGACGCCGGGTTACTTCGCGCCGGAGCAGATGCTGGGCGCCGAGCCGGACTTCCCCGCGGACCTGTTCGCCGCCGGGCTGGTCGCGCTGAGCCTGATCACCGGGGCCAAGCCGGACGCCGAGGCGCTGATCCGGCGGTTCGCGGAGCAGGGGATACCGCGGGCGCCGGAAGACGTTCCGGAGCCGCTGTGGCAGGTGCTGGCGTCGCTGCTGCACCCGGATCCGGAGGCCCGCTTCAAGACCGCGACGGGGGCGCGGAAGGCGTTGCTGGCGGCCGCCGAGCTGCTGCCGGAGGCGACGCTTGAGGACGAGGTCATCGAGGTCTTCGACCACATCGGCCCGCTGCCGGCCGGGTTCGGCCCGGACGGGCCGCTGCACCCGTCGAAGGGCCGGCACGGCGCCGCCCCCGGGCCACCGGCGGCCGGGAGCGGTGGTGCGGCTCCGGGCCCCGCGTCCATGTCGGACACCGGCAGCTTCCACCTCGCGCCGCCGACCCCGCCCGTTCCACCGCCGCCGAGCACCCCGCCGCCGATCCCGCCGGCCGGCCCCCCGCCGCTGGGCACCCCGCCGCGCGGCACCGTCCCGGCCCCGCCGACCACCCCACCCCGGACGCCTCCCCCGGAACCCATCGAGCCGACGGACATCGTGCCGACCTCCTCGGTGCGCCCGCAGGCGGCCGCGACCCGTCCGTACACCTCCGGTCAGCCCCCGCTGCCGGCGCACTCCCCGACCGGCGGCGGCCCGGGAGCACCGGCGGTGCCGCCCCCGGCCGCCCCGGTACGCACACCGGGACCGCCCCCGAAGGTCGCGGTCCCGGTCCTGATCGTGGCGCTGCTGTGCATCGCCGTCGGGGTGTGGGCGCTGCTCGCCGGCTGA
- a CDS encoding class E sortase, translating to MTALRPEREGRPYEPYEEQPHEPYAAEADSYGPDDAFEAAVGRLSDPLNDPLPGRPEAPRPDPYAQGGRAGRADGRAAAEGSPWFRPRQDSAGPAARPEAPAPPRPPARHRRPAGPDGSPFAPRPSHGSGPEADAYGQVNGGFGHGTYARPTEPIPGPSGITEALTTPLPTIPPLLPSRSPRHPRSAPFDASPGSDEQTMALRQPGRHGGGAVSRETDADDATAVSRETPAALATGGRAARRKAAQEAARRGGRHGRRRAPSAAAAPAADPSKPMTRVEARRAQRAAKDSPGLIASRALGEVFITLGVLMLLFVTYQLWWTNVRADEEAGGAANNLQHQWEQGGGEKKNLAAGERFGIMYIPKLDVKAPIAQGVDKTSVLDHGMVGHYDADSGINTAMPWDRTGNFAVAAHRNTHGEPFRYINRLTKGDKIVVETQSAYYTYEMESVLPQTSPSNTGVISPVPPGSGFTKPGRYLTLTTCTPEFTSTYRLIVWGKMVDERPRSKGQPEALAGG from the coding sequence GTGACCGCGCTGCGCCCCGAGCGCGAAGGGCGGCCCTACGAGCCGTACGAGGAGCAGCCGCACGAGCCGTACGCGGCGGAGGCCGACTCCTACGGGCCGGACGACGCGTTCGAGGCGGCGGTGGGACGGCTCAGCGACCCGCTGAACGACCCCCTCCCGGGCCGGCCGGAGGCCCCGCGCCCGGACCCGTACGCGCAGGGCGGCCGGGCGGGCCGGGCCGACGGGAGAGCGGCCGCGGAGGGCTCCCCGTGGTTCCGGCCCCGCCAGGACTCGGCGGGGCCCGCTGCCCGGCCGGAGGCGCCGGCCCCGCCGCGTCCGCCGGCCCGGCACCGCAGACCCGCCGGCCCCGACGGCAGTCCCTTCGCGCCCCGCCCGTCGCACGGCTCCGGCCCCGAGGCCGACGCCTACGGCCAGGTGAACGGCGGCTTCGGACACGGCACTTACGCCCGGCCCACCGAGCCGATACCGGGACCCTCGGGGATCACGGAGGCCCTCACGACGCCCCTCCCCACCATCCCCCCGCTGCTTCCCTCACGGTCCCCGCGGCACCCGCGCTCCGCACCGTTCGACGCCTCGCCGGGGTCGGACGAGCAGACCATGGCGCTCCGCCAGCCCGGCCGGCACGGCGGGGGCGCTGTTTCACGTGAAACCGATGCCGACGACGCCACCGCCGTTTCACGTGAAACTCCGGCGGCCCTGGCGACGGGCGGGCGCGCGGCCCGACGCAAGGCCGCCCAGGAGGCCGCCAGGCGCGGCGGACGCCACGGCCGTCGCCGCGCCCCCTCCGCTGCCGCCGCGCCGGCCGCCGACCCGTCCAAGCCCATGACCCGCGTCGAGGCCCGCCGAGCCCAGCGCGCGGCCAAGGACAGCCCCGGCCTGATCGCCAGCCGGGCGCTGGGCGAGGTCTTCATCACGCTCGGCGTGCTGATGCTGCTGTTCGTCACCTACCAGCTTTGGTGGACGAACGTCCGGGCCGACGAGGAGGCCGGCGGCGCCGCCAACAACCTCCAGCACCAGTGGGAGCAGGGCGGCGGCGAGAAGAAGAACCTCGCGGCCGGCGAGCGCTTCGGAATCATGTACATCCCCAAGCTGGACGTGAAGGCCCCGATCGCCCAGGGCGTCGACAAGACTTCCGTCCTCGACCACGGCATGGTCGGCCACTACGACGCCGACAGCGGCATCAACACCGCGATGCCCTGGGACCGCACCGGCAACTTCGCCGTCGCCGCCCACCGCAACACCCACGGCGAGCCGTTCCGCTACATCAACCGCCTCACCAAGGGCGACAAGATCGTCGTGGAGACGCAGAGCGCCTACTACACGTACGAGATGGAGAGCGTCCTCCCGCAGACCTCTCCGAGCAACACCGGCGTGATCAGCCCGGTACCGCCCGGATCGGGCTTCACCAAGCCCGGGCGCTACCTCACCCTGACCACCTGCACTCCGGAATTCACCAGTACCTATCGGTTGATCGTCTGGGGCAAGATGGTCGACGAACGGCCGCGCAGCAAGGGCCAACCGGAAGCGCTCGCCGGCGGCTGA
- a CDS encoding class E sortase has product MTARWIVRTISEICLTTGTLIVLFVVYLLYWTGVRADSAMDGEIGRLQDQWSTGPVAAAQPAPTATAPPRRYEPGRSFAVMYVPRFGRDWAKPVLEGTGTDVLQRGLGHYDGTARLGATGNFAVAGHRRTYGDPFKDFPQLRPGDAVILTDGTTWFTYRIDNHPYTTLPTDIGVIDPVPRESGFTGPGRYLTLTTCEPEWGHSHRLIAWAHLDATQPVAQGRPSALAG; this is encoded by the coding sequence ATGACGGCGCGGTGGATCGTCCGCACGATCAGCGAAATCTGCCTCACCACCGGGACGTTGATCGTCCTCTTCGTCGTCTACCTCCTCTACTGGACCGGCGTCCGGGCCGACAGCGCGATGGACGGCGAGATCGGCAGGCTGCAGGACCAGTGGTCCACCGGCCCGGTCGCCGCCGCCCAACCGGCCCCCACGGCCACCGCCCCGCCCCGCCGCTATGAGCCTGGCCGGTCCTTCGCCGTGATGTACGTCCCGCGCTTCGGCCGGGACTGGGCCAAACCCGTCCTGGAGGGCACCGGCACCGACGTCCTCCAGCGCGGCCTGGGCCACTACGACGGCACCGCCCGCCTCGGCGCGACCGGCAACTTCGCCGTGGCCGGCCACCGCCGCACCTACGGCGACCCCTTCAAGGACTTCCCCCAACTCCGCCCCGGGGACGCCGTGATCCTCACCGACGGCACCACCTGGTTCACCTACCGCATCGACAACCACCCGTACACGACCCTGCCCACCGACATCGGCGTGATCGACCCGGTCCCGCGGGAATCCGGCTTCACCGGCCCAGGCCGCTATCTCACCCTGACCACCTGCGAACCGGAGTGGGGTCACAGCCACCGCCTGATCGCCTGGGCCCACCTCGACGCCACCCAACCCGTCGCCCAGGGAAGGCCGTCGGCTTTGGCCGGCTGA
- a CDS encoding aminodeoxychorismate/anthranilate synthase component II, with amino-acid sequence MTARILVVDNYDSFVFNLVQYLYQLGAECEVLRNDEVAPRHAQDGFDGVLLSPGPGTPEQAGVCVEMVRHCANTGVPVFGVCLGLQSMAVAYGGVVDRAPELLHGKTSPVLHEGVGVFAGLPSPFTATRYHSLAVEPDTVPDELAVTAWTEADDAPGGRIIMGLRHRELPVEGVQFHPESVLTEWGHQMLANWLVECGDKGAVERSAGLAPVVGKAGA; translated from the coding sequence ATGACCGCACGGATTCTCGTCGTCGACAACTACGACAGCTTCGTCTTCAACCTCGTCCAGTACCTCTACCAACTCGGCGCCGAGTGCGAGGTGCTGCGCAACGACGAGGTCGCACCGCGCCATGCCCAGGACGGCTTCGACGGCGTGCTGCTCTCCCCGGGCCCCGGTACGCCCGAGCAGGCCGGCGTCTGCGTCGAGATGGTCCGGCACTGCGCGAACACCGGCGTCCCGGTCTTCGGCGTGTGCCTGGGGCTCCAGTCGATGGCGGTCGCCTACGGCGGGGTGGTGGACCGGGCCCCCGAGCTGCTGCACGGCAAGACCTCGCCCGTCCTCCACGAGGGCGTCGGCGTCTTCGCCGGGCTGCCCTCGCCGTTCACCGCCACCCGCTACCACTCGCTGGCCGTCGAGCCGGACACCGTCCCCGACGAACTGGCCGTCACCGCCTGGACGGAGGCCGACGACGCCCCCGGCGGCCGGATCATCATGGGGCTGCGGCACCGCGAACTCCCCGTGGAGGGCGTGCAGTTCCACCCCGAGTCGGTGCTGACGGAGTGGGGCCACCAGATGCTCGCCAACTGGCTGGTGGAGTGCGGCGACAAGGGGGCGGTGGAGCGTTCGGCGGGGCTTGCCCCGGTGGTCGGCAAGGCCGGGGCGTGA
- a CDS encoding DUF881 domain-containing protein yields the protein MSTSAGSSGRPLRPRLRPVRLLTLLVFALAGLLFWLSFDTARGTNLRSDDSMLRLSDLIQERSHKNGAQDDSNAGLRAEVDALARRDNSASVGDDTRLRGLEKSAGTKALSGPGLTVTLTDAPPNATAKIPGIPDPQPNDLVIHQQDLQAVVNALWHGGAKGIKVMDQRLISTSAVRCVGNTLILQGQVYSPPYKITAVGDRDALNRALTASPALQNYLQYVNAYGLGWKVDQHEAVTLPGYSGTVDLHYAQPVKP from the coding sequence TTGAGCACATCCGCCGGCTCCTCCGGGCGTCCGCTACGGCCCCGATTGCGGCCCGTCCGGCTCCTCACCCTCCTCGTCTTCGCCCTCGCCGGTCTGCTGTTCTGGCTGAGCTTCGACACCGCCCGCGGCACCAACCTCCGCTCCGACGACTCGATGCTCCGGCTCTCCGACCTCATCCAGGAGCGCAGCCACAAGAACGGCGCCCAGGACGACAGCAACGCCGGCCTGCGCGCGGAGGTTGACGCCCTCGCCCGCCGCGACAACAGCGCCTCCGTCGGGGACGACACCAGGCTCAGGGGGCTGGAGAAGAGCGCCGGCACCAAGGCGCTGTCCGGCCCGGGCCTGACCGTCACGCTCACCGACGCCCCGCCGAACGCCACCGCCAAGATCCCCGGCATCCCCGATCCGCAGCCCAACGACCTGGTCATCCATCAGCAGGACCTCCAGGCCGTCGTCAACGCCCTCTGGCACGGCGGCGCCAAGGGCATCAAGGTCATGGACCAGCGGCTGATCTCCACCAGCGCGGTGCGCTGCGTCGGCAACACCCTGATCCTCCAGGGGCAGGTCTACTCACCGCCCTACAAGATCACCGCGGTCGGCGACCGGGACGCGCTCAACCGCGCGCTCACCGCGTCCCCCGCCCTCCAGAACTACCTCCAGTACGTCAACGCCTACGGCCTCGGCTGGAAAGTCGACCAGCACGAGGCGGTGACTCTGCCCGGCTACTCCGGCACAGTGGACCTCCACTACGCACAGCCTGTGAAGCCGTAG
- a CDS encoding rhomboid family intramembrane serine protease: protein MDQPGSPQEPQQAHGHDGLPGCHRHPDRSTGIRCTRCDRPICPECMISASVGFQCPDCVRTGGGSGPAPRASAPRTMAGGTVTADPRLVTKILLGLNVAVFVAVLLNEQYFGGWLVDRLDMLGLAVDPSRYQLVGVAHGEWYRLLTAVFLHQQFAHIGFNMLSLWWLGPPLEAALGRLRYTALYLLAGLGGSALSYLVTAQNQPSLGASGAIFGLLGATAVLMRRLQYDMKPVLILLGINLAFTFLWPNIAWQAHVGGLVVGAAVAFGMVHAPRQHRTLVHIGTCAVTLLAIVAVVWVRTAQLLG, encoded by the coding sequence ATGGACCAGCCAGGCAGCCCGCAGGAGCCGCAGCAGGCGCACGGCCACGACGGCCTGCCCGGCTGCCACCGCCACCCGGATCGCTCGACCGGCATCCGCTGCACCCGCTGCGACCGGCCGATCTGCCCGGAGTGCATGATCAGCGCCTCGGTCGGCTTCCAGTGCCCGGACTGCGTGCGCACCGGCGGCGGCAGCGGCCCGGCGCCGAGGGCCAGCGCGCCGCGCACGATGGCCGGTGGCACCGTGACCGCCGATCCCCGGCTGGTCACCAAGATCCTGCTGGGCCTCAACGTCGCCGTCTTCGTCGCGGTGCTGCTCAACGAGCAGTATTTCGGCGGGTGGTTGGTCGACCGGCTCGACATGCTCGGCCTCGCCGTCGACCCCAGCCGCTACCAACTCGTCGGCGTCGCGCACGGCGAGTGGTACCGCCTGCTGACCGCGGTCTTCCTGCACCAGCAGTTCGCGCACATCGGCTTCAACATGCTCTCGCTGTGGTGGCTGGGCCCGCCGCTGGAGGCGGCGCTCGGCAGGCTCCGCTACACCGCGCTCTACCTGCTCGCCGGCCTGGGCGGCAGCGCCCTGTCCTACCTCGTCACCGCGCAGAACCAGCCCTCGCTCGGGGCGTCCGGCGCGATCTTCGGGCTGTTGGGCGCCACGGCCGTGCTGATGCGCCGGCTCCAGTACGACATGAAGCCGGTGCTGATCCTGCTCGGCATCAACCTGGCCTTCACGTTCCTGTGGCCGAACATCGCCTGGCAGGCGCACGTCGGCGGGCTGGTCGTGGGTGCCGCGGTGGCGTTCGGGATGGTGCACGCGCCGCGGCAGCACCGGACGCTGGTGCACATCGGGACGTGCGCGGTGACGCTGCTCGCGATCGTCGCGGTGGTATGGGTACGGACCGCCCAACTGCTGGGCTGA
- a CDS encoding helix-turn-helix domain-containing protein: protein MDAAQQEATARARELQRSWYGEPLGALFRRLIDDLGLNQARLAAVLGLSAPMLSQLMSGQRAKIGNPAVVQRVQALQELAGQVADGSVSAAEATDRMEEIKKTAGGSVLNNTAQTTSSTGATTVRRVVREIQSLLRSVSDAGEIIDAANSLAASHPELAEFLRVYGAGRTSDAVAHYEAHQS from the coding sequence ATGGATGCAGCACAGCAGGAAGCCACCGCACGGGCCCGGGAGCTCCAGCGCAGTTGGTACGGGGAACCGCTGGGCGCGCTGTTCCGCCGTCTCATCGACGACCTCGGGCTGAACCAGGCCCGGCTGGCCGCGGTGCTCGGCTTGTCCGCGCCGATGTTGTCGCAGCTCATGAGCGGGCAGCGCGCGAAGATAGGCAACCCCGCCGTGGTCCAGCGGGTGCAGGCGCTCCAGGAGTTGGCCGGTCAGGTCGCGGACGGCAGCGTCAGCGCCGCCGAGGCCACCGACCGGATGGAGGAGATCAAGAAGACGGCGGGCGGCTCGGTGCTGAACAACACCGCGCAGACCACGTCGTCGACGGGGGCCACCACCGTGCGCCGGGTCGTGCGGGAGATCCAGTCGCTGCTGCGGTCGGTCTCCGACGCCGGCGAGATCATCGACGCGGCGAACAGCCTCGCCGCCAGCCACCCCGAACTCGCGGAGTTCCTGAGGGTCTACGGTGCCGGCCGCACCTCCGACGCGGTCGCCCACTACGAGGCGCACCAGAGCTAG
- a CDS encoding DUF5324 family protein, translating into MTRKDSVRAATHSAKDGVRHAAEVVAPYAGTAKDTAVHYTQEARARLAPRVAGAAQQARAQYDTRLQPRIEHARGSLPPKVDAAATRAAVRTRQAARQAADYTSPRLENAVVTARAAAEPVREEALARGAAALAALRGQVTAAEIEKLQKKQCRRAACGKAAKRLALLGVVVAGAVAAWKWWDKQANPDWLVEPPAPTEVGDRGHLSSVEGGQGAPLDPEVQAKQADPDERRGDDA; encoded by the coding sequence GTGACCCGCAAGGACAGCGTGCGCGCCGCGACCCATTCGGCCAAGGACGGCGTGCGGCACGCAGCGGAGGTGGTGGCTCCTTATGCCGGTACGGCCAAGGACACCGCTGTCCACTACACCCAGGAGGCGCGCGCCCGGCTCGCTCCCAGGGTCGCCGGGGCGGCCCAGCAGGCCCGGGCCCAGTACGACACCCGTCTTCAGCCGCGGATCGAGCACGCCCGTGGGTCGCTGCCGCCCAAGGTGGACGCGGCCGCGACCCGGGCCGCCGTCCGCACCCGGCAGGCCGCCCGGCAGGCCGCCGACTACACCAGCCCGCGGCTGGAGAACGCCGTGGTCACCGCCCGTGCGGCGGCCGAGCCGGTGCGCGAGGAGGCGCTCGCCCGGGGCGCCGCGGCGCTGGCCGCGCTGCGCGGGCAGGTGACGGCCGCGGAGATCGAGAAGCTGCAGAAGAAGCAGTGCCGCCGGGCCGCCTGCGGCAAGGCCGCCAAGCGGCTGGCGCTGCTGGGCGTCGTCGTGGCCGGCGCGGTCGCCGCCTGGAAGTGGTGGGACAAGCAGGCCAACCCGGACTGGCTGGTCGAGCCGCCGGCGCCCACCGAGGTCGGCGACCGCGGCCACCTGAGCTCCGTCGAGGGCGGCCAGGGCGCCCCGCTCGACCCCGAGGTCCAGGCCAAGCAGGCAGACCCCGACGAACGGCGCGGCGACGACGCCTGA
- a CDS encoding class E sortase, producing the protein MTASGIDEGTERSAPSPEPRRGWRILASVVSVVGELLITAGLILGLFVAYSLWWTNVLADRESHKQGDQVRKHWAAKPGPKGPGELDTKDGIGFLHVPAMNNGDVLVKKGTDTDVLNEGVAGYYTKPVKSALPQDTKGNFTLAAHRDGHGAKFHNIDKIKVGDPIVFETKDTWYVYKVYATLPQTSKYNVDVLDKVPAGSGKHQAGRYITLTTCTPVFTSEYRYIVWGELVRTQKVDADRTPPEELR; encoded by the coding sequence GTGACTGCCAGCGGAATCGATGAGGGGACCGAACGGTCCGCGCCGTCACCGGAGCCGCGTCGGGGGTGGCGGATCCTCGCCTCCGTCGTCAGCGTCGTCGGTGAACTGCTCATCACGGCCGGGCTGATCCTCGGCCTCTTCGTCGCCTACTCGTTGTGGTGGACCAACGTCCTGGCGGACCGGGAGTCGCACAAGCAGGGCGACCAGGTCCGTAAGCACTGGGCGGCGAAACCGGGACCCAAGGGGCCGGGGGAGCTGGACACCAAGGACGGCATCGGCTTCCTGCACGTCCCGGCGATGAACAACGGCGACGTGCTGGTCAAGAAGGGCACCGACACCGATGTCCTCAACGAAGGGGTGGCCGGCTACTACACCAAGCCCGTCAAGTCCGCCCTGCCGCAGGACACGAAGGGCAACTTCACCCTCGCCGCGCACCGCGACGGCCACGGCGCGAAGTTCCACAACATCGACAAGATCAAGGTCGGCGACCCGATCGTCTTCGAGACCAAGGACACCTGGTACGTCTACAAGGTCTACGCGACGCTCCCGCAGACCTCGAAGTACAACGTCGACGTCCTCGACAAGGTCCCCGCGGGCTCCGGCAAGCACCAGGCCGGCCGCTACATCACCCTCACCACCTGCACCCCGGTCTTCACCTCGGAGTACCGCTACATCGTCTGGGGCGAACTGGTCCGCACCCAGAAGGTCGACGCGGACCGCACGCCCCCCGAGGAACTCCGCTAG